Proteins encoded by one window of Manduca sexta isolate Smith_Timp_Sample1 chromosome 12, JHU_Msex_v1.0, whole genome shotgun sequence:
- the LOC115443580 gene encoding DNA topoisomerase 3-alpha has product MRLILRDAFNLKHKNIYHSSVRNNFKYLSLIRYKSETMKYLNVAEKNDAAKNIALHLSRGTSRRREGLSQYNKIYEFEGEVMGQKAQMVMTSVSGHLLAMDFVGSYKNWNTCDALSLFSAPVFKYCPDNYQKIKLTLEREVRGCHGLIIWTDCDREGENIGFEIIEVCTAVKKNLQVFRAKFSEITGVSVRRALQNLEAPNKNISDAVDVRQELDLRIGAAFTRFQTLRLQKVFPSKLADSLISYGSCQFPTLGFVVERYRAVENFVSEMFWKLKVIHTLNNLSVEFVWDRVRLFDEDACQVLHDVCLESPQAKVRDVKTKPKSKWRPLPLDTVELEKLGSRKLKINAKETMRLAEKLYTQGLISYPRTETNEFPKEMNLATLVGQQTGDPNWGAFAQGILDSGGPTPRQGNKSDKAHPPIHPTKYTNGLSGNEQRLYEFIVRSFLACCSKDAQGQETTVTIDVAEEIFSASGLMITARNYLDVYPYDKWSSKEIHIYETGQTFNPTSIDMVTGSTSPPNLLTEADLIALMEKHGIGTDATHAEHIETIKNRSYVALADAIHFIPGLLGMGLVEGYDSMGLNISKPHLRAQLEADLKAISEGRKQPDVVLAEQIAKYKEVYLTVTAEARKIDAALGERFREQPLQPPPSSENIIANMPSVFKCPKCGSEMCVRQKKNNADEFYIGCMLYPRCKNAVWLPSFVKSLEVMPQTCSQCGPNYKKIKFEWRNNSISHIYPSPCISCIGGCDRTFLELLKINISSVRNTGENQTQTNNRSHTDNVNTRTNPVTARANQIPAVRNQAPVARNQVTTGPSNVNLINRQQTFLPPISVNRPPSTTNNRIPTPHDDNAENNEVFCACNRPAILLTVRKQNANFGKKFYKCQTGKENNGCDFFQWANESTNVQNDFETPPPSTSSWGNSSHTSHSFDDNRTWDAPSSEVTCECGLPGKKITVQKEGPNKGRLFYGCANEFSKRCKFFKWADEAISTSDSAISPPPFRGRGRGRGAGGGAGRGAGAGGARKCGICKREGHNRTNCPTIR; this is encoded by the exons ATGAGATTAATATTACGCGATGCATTTAAcctcaaacataaaaatatatatcatagttctgtaagaaataattttaaatatttaagcttaattagatataaatctgaaactatgaagtatttaaaTGTAGCCGAAAAGAATGATGctgcaaaaaatattgcacTTCATTTATCAAGAGGTACATCTAGAAGG CGTGAAGGTTTGTcacaatacaacaaaatatatgaatttgaaGGAGAAGTAATGGGCCAAAAGGCCCAGATGGTGATGACTTCAGTCTCAGGACATCTCTTGGCTATGGACTTTGTTGGCTCATACAAAAATTGGAACACTTGTGATGCTTTATCACTATTTAGTGCACCTGTTTTCAAATACTGTCctgataattatcaaaaaattaaa TTAACCTTAGAAAGGGAAGTGCGTGGTTGTCATGGACTTATAATCTGGACAGACTGTGATAGAGAAGGAGAAAATATTGGCTTTGAAATCATAGAAGTGTGCACtgcagttaaaaaaaacttgcaaGTATTCAGAGCAAAATTCTCTGAGATCACAGGGGTGTCAGTGAGAAGGGCCCTACAAAACCTGGAGGCACCTAACAAGAATATCAGTGATGCTGTAGATGTAAGACAAGAACTTGATTTGAGGATTG GTGCAGCATTCACAAGATTCCAAACTCTTAGATTACAAAAGGTCTTTCCAAGCAAATTGGCAGACAGTCTAATCAGTTATGGTTCTTGTCAATTTCCAACACTTGGTTTTGTGGTTGAGAGGTACAGAGCTGTAGAGAATTTTGTGTCTGAAATGTTTTGGAAGTTGAAAG TTATTCACACATTAAACAACTTAAGTGTTGAGTTTGTTTGGGATCGGGTGCGGCTATTTGATGAAGATGCTTGTCAGGTCTTGCATGATGTTTGTTTAGAAAGCCCCCAAGCTAAAGTAAGAGATGTTAAAACTAAGCCAAAATCCAAATGGAGACCGCTTCCTTTAGATACAGTG gAACTAGAAAAACTAGGTTcacgaaaattaaaaattaatgcaaAGGAAACAATGCGGTTGGCTGAAAAATTATATACGCAAGGTTTGATCAGCTATCCACGTACGGAAACCAATGAGTTTCCTAAAGAAATGAACTTAGCAACATTAGTGGGGCAACAAACTGGGGATCCCAATTGGGGTGCGTTTGCGCAGGGCATACTTGACAGTGGAGGACCCACACCAAGACAGGGAAACAAGAGTGATAAAGCCCACCCTCCAATACATCCCACTAAATACACAAAtg GTTTATCTGGCAACGAACAGCGCCTGTATGAGTTCATAGTGCGTTCGTTCCTCGCTTGCTGCTCTAAGGACGCTCAAGGTCAAGAGACCACAGTGACTATCGACGTGGCTGAGGAAATATTCTCAGCCAGTGGACTTATGATCACCGCCAGGAATTATTTGGACGTGTACCCTTACGACAAATGGTCATCTAAGGAGATACACATTTATGAG ACAGGGCAAACATTCAATCCAACCAGTATCGATATGGTTACGGGTTCCACTTCGCCTCCGAACCTGTTAACAGAAGCAGACCTTATAGCTCTAATGGAAAAACATGGAATTg GCACAGATGCAACACACGCCGAGCATATTGAGACTATTAAAAATCGTTCATACGTCGCGTTGGCCGACGCAATACACTTCATACCTGGCCTACTAGGCATGGGTTTGGTTGAAGGGTACGACTCTATGGGTTTAAACATATCCAAGCCACACTTGAGGGCCCAGCTAGAAGCAGACTTAAAAGCCATATCAGAAGGTAGAAAGCAACCAGACGTGGTTTTAGCTGAGCAG ATAGCAAAGTATAAAGAAGTGTACCTAACAGTAACGGCTGAGGCAAGGAAAATCGACGCGGCATTAGGCGAGAGGTTCCGGGAACAACCTTTACAACCCCCACCTAGCAGTGAAAATATTATTGCGAATATGCCTTCAG tgTTCAAGTGTCCCAAATGCGGCTCGGAAATGTGCGTCAggcaaaagaaaaataatgcaGACGAATTTTACATTGGCTGTATGTTGTACCCAAGGTGCAAAAACGCAGTCTGGCTTCCCAGTTTTGTCAAATCTTTGGAAGTTATGCCTCAAACGTGTTCACAG TGCGGTCCGAATTATAAGAAGATCAAATTTGAATGGAGAAACAACTCTATAAGCCACATCTACCCGTCACCTTGCATATCATGCATCGGAGGCTGTGACAGAACCTTTTTAGaactacttaaaataaatatatctagtgTGCGGAATACAGGAGAAAACCAAACACAAACTAACAATAGATCTCATACAGACAATGTAAACACACGAACTAATCCAGTTACTGCTAGAGCGAATCAAATACCGGCAGTTCGGAACCAAGCGCCAGTGGCACGAAACCAAGTGACGACAGGACCTTCAAATGTGAACCTTATTAACAGGCAACAAACGTTTCTACCTCCAATCAGTGTTAATAGACCGCCTTCTACGACGAACAACAGGATACCGACACCACACGACGATAACGCAGAAAACAACGAAGTGTTCTGCGCATGCAATAGACCAGCCATCTTATTAACTGTGAGAAAACAGAACGCTAATTTCG gtAAAAAATTCTACAAATGTCAAACCGGCAAAGAAAACAATGGTTGCGATTTTTTCCAGTGGGCTAATGAGTCCACGAATGTACAAAACGATTTCGAGACGCCTCCGCCGTCCACTAGCTCGTGGGGAAATAGTTCACATACAAGTCATAGTTTCGATGATAACAGAACTTGGGACGCACCGTCAAGCGAGGTAACGTGCGAGTGCGGGTTGCCGGGTAAAAA GATAACTGTACAAAAGGAAGGGCCGAACAAAGGACGTCTATTTTACGGATGTGCCAACGAGTTTTCTAAAAGGTGCAAATTTTTCAAATGGGCTGATGAAGCAATATCGACATcag aTTCGGCAATCAGTCCTCCGCCGTTCCGCGGGCGCGGGCGAGGCCGCGGggccggcggcggcgcggggcgcggggcggGGGCCGGCGGCGCCAGGAAGTGCGGTATTTGCAAGCGAGAGGGACACAACAGGACTAACTGCCCCACCATCAGATAA
- the LOC115443582 gene encoding rRNA methyltransferase 2, mitochondrial codes for MSIKTMLYSRTVVSNELNFTKMCFVVNCLKRFKSSQQWLSRQRADPYVEKAKIYNYRCRSAFKLLEMNEKTNILRPGLTVIDLGASPGSWTQVAVQKTNADGADPTKPKGTVLSIDKLQIFPIEGATIMNNMDFSTIEAHDKVVATLDGRKVDIVMSDMAPSATGVKELDKDRIIGLCYMALRFAALVTKIDGNLLFKVWDGKEVPILEMDLARFYKNIKILKPNASRTDSSEKFILARGFKGIQRPLENGRWG; via the exons ATGAGTATTAAGACAATGCTATACTCGCGCACAGTCGTGAGTAATGagttaaattttacaaaaatgtgttTCGTAGTAAACTGTCTCAAAAGATTTAAAAGCTCTCAGCAATGGTTAAGTCGTCAAAGAGCCGATCCATACGTAGAAAAAGCCAAGATATACAATTACAG ATGTCGAAGTGCGTTTAAGTTATTAGAAATGAATGAGAAGACAAACATTTTAAGACCTGGATTAACTGTGATCGACTTGGGGGCGTCACCAGGCTCATGGACCCAAGTTGCAGTACAGAAAACAAATGCTGACGGAGCTGACCCCACCAAACCAAAAGGAACAGTATTGTCTATTGACAAGTTACAAATTTTCCCCATAGAG GGGGCAACTATAATGAATAACATGGATTTTTCCACAATTGAAGCTCATGACAAAGTTGTTGCTACATTAGATGGCAGAAAAGTAGATATAGTTATGTCAGATATGGCACCCAGTGCCACTGGTGTTAAAGAACTAGATAAGGATCGAATCATAGGACTCTGCTATATGGCTCTTAGATTTGCTGCCCTAGTCACCAAGATAGATGGTAACCTACTCTTCAAAGTTTGGGATGGCAAAGAAGTTCCAATATTAGAAATGGATTTGGCcagattttacaaaaatataaaaatattgaagccAAATGCAAGCAGAACTGATTCTTctgagaaatttattttagctaGAGGTTTTAAGGGGATTCAAAGGCCATTAGAGAATGGTAGGTGGGGTTGA
- the LOC115443589 gene encoding protein chibby homolog 1: MPLFSSKFTPKTIPVRRQDTSVLKNELGSDYASKELSLEIAPLKIKLGDFEVSFEDGQWIPASGKAGIAHKENIRLKDELEKLEEENNMLRLKFEILLDMMTDKTVEAEQQAEIQRAQSLGNIKQKSKKQKW, from the exons atgccTTTATTTAGCAGTAAGTTTACTCCTAAAACTATACCAGTAAGGAGACAAGATACTTCTGTGTTAAAAAACGAGCTAGGAAGTGATTATGCTTCGAAAGAGTTGTCATTGGAGATCGCGCcgcttaaaattaaattgggaGATTTTGAAGTCTCCTTCGAGGATGGACAATGGATACCAG ctTCTGGGAAAGCCGGCATAGCACACAAAGAAAATATACGTTTGAAGGACGAATTAGAGAAACTTGAAGAAGAGAATAATATGTTGAGATTgaagtttgaaatattattagatatgatGACGGACAAGACGGTCGAAGCGGAACAACAAGCAGAAATACAAAGGGCACAAAGCTTAGGGAACATAAAACAGAAAAGTAAGAAGCAAAAATGgtaa
- the LOC115443583 gene encoding uncharacterized protein LOC115443583: MFDRTKQCNLSHKMMIRLNNFLYVFNLRQGTILIAVHQIALSSFILIILLVGISHVGEMLSMLHNDMEDDAERRGFYEVAYGEQLTFHEGEVTSTNNQRRFAKAQHLASVTVIFLYTSTILTSIYLMCCISLLHGAVKYKREYVLPWIMAACVGVVLLIVAIIVGDGYPCVVNLFGGHNLYHFGCALFVLTFIYAICAVSSFALETGARCGRRRSGEERGERLLLLDHAAHSSLLSAAQLNKLSHGTRTQFV; encoded by the exons ATGTTTGATAGAACCAAGCAATGTAATTTATCACACAAAATGATGATTCGCctaaataattttttgtacgtttttaatttacgtCAAGGCACTATTCTTATTGCCGTCCATCAAATC GCACTATCgtcatttattttgataatattactgGTGGGAATTTCACATGTGGGAGAAATGCTTTCGATGTTACACAATGATATGGAAGACGATGCTGAGCGCCGAGGGTTCTACGAGGTGGCCTATGGGGAACAACTTACTTTCCACGAGGGAGAAGTGACGAGCACCAACAATCAACGTAGATTCGCTAAAGCCCAACATCTGGCTTCAg TGACGGTGATATTTCTATACACAAGCACGATCTTGACGTCCATATACCTGATGTGCTGCATCTCGCTGCTGCACGGCGCAGTGAAGTACAAGCGCGAGTACGTGCTACCATGGATCATGGCGGCGTGTGTGGGCGTCGTACTGCTCATCGTAGCGATCATAGTCGGCGACGGGTACCCTTGTGTGGTCAATCTCTTCGGAGGACACAATCTTTACC ACTTCGGTTGTGCGCTGTTCGTGCTGACGTTCATCTACGCGATCTGCGCGGTGAGCAGCTTCGCGCTGGAGACGGGCGCGCGCTGCGGCCGGCGCCGTTCGGGCGAGGAGCGCGGCGAGCGCCTGCTGCTGCTCGACCACGCCGCGCACTCCAGCCTGCTCTCCGCCGCGCAGCTCAACAAGCTCTCGCACGGCACGCGCACACAGTTCGTCTGA